Part of the Aciduliprofundum boonei T469 genome is shown below.
GCTTAGAAGCAGCCACCCTTTAAAGAGTGCGTAACAGCTCACCCGCCGAGGTCATGGGCCCCGAAAATGGACGGGACTAAGCCGGCCACCGAGACCCACCGCCGCCGAGAGGCGATGCGGTAGGGGGGCGTGCCGCGGGATGAGAAGCGTCTGCGTGAGCAGGCGTGGATCGCGCGGCATCGCGAATCCTGGCGGGAGTAGGAGCAAAGAGCCGTGAGAATCGGCTTCGCCGTAGGGGCTAAGGGTTCCTCGGCAACGCTCGTCAGCCGAGGGTTAGGCGGTCCTAAGGTGCACCCCAAGTGGAGTGTACCGAATGGGAAGCCGGTTAATATTCCGGCCCCGTGGGTGTTCCGCCCAGCGGATGACGCTTCGGGCTAGGCCAAGTACCGTCGCCGCGGTATCTAAGCGTTGAAACTCCTGGAGTTCCGTAATGGAGAGAAGGGAGTGAAGACGTGATGGGCCCTCCTAGGGGGGGTTTGGCTGATGCCTGGAGCCCGTGAAAAGTCCGTTGGGGTCAAGCCCACGACCGTACCAAGAACTGACACAGGTGCCCCTGGGTGAGAAGCCTAAGGCGTGTGGGACCAATCGACCCGAGGGAATTCGGCAAATTAGCCCTGTACCTTCGGAAGAAGGGGTGCCTACCTCGAGAAGAGGTAGGTCGCAGTGACTAGGGGACTCCGACTGTTTAACAAAAACATAGGTCGGTGCAAGCCCGAAAGGGTGTGTATACCGGCTGAAGCCTGCCCAGTGCCGGTACCTGAAACCCGGGTACAACCGGGCGAAGGGCCGGTAAACGGCGGGGGTAACTATGACCCTCTTAAGGTAGCGTAATACCTCGCCGCTTAATTGGCGGCTTGCATGAAGGCTCAACGAGGGTCCCACTGTCCCCGGGTCGAGTCCCCTGAAACCGATGTACTGGTGCACAATCCAGTCTCTCCCACGTGAAAGCGAAGTCCCTGTGGAGCTTTACTGCAGCCTGCCGTTGCGGTATTGTTGGGGATGCAGAGGGTAGGCGGGAGCCGTCGAAGCCACCTCTCCGGGGGTGGTGGAGGCGCCGATGGAACACCGCCCTTCCTCAGCGGTACCGCTAACCCGCGCTGCGGGGACACCGGTAGGTGGGCAGTTTGGGTGGGGCGCCACGCCCTCGATAAGGAAACAAGGGCCCCCAAAGGTCGGCTCAGGGGGGTCAGAAATCCCCCGTAGAGTGCAAGGGCAAAAGCCGGCTTGACTCGGATCCGCACAACAAGGGTCCGAGATGGGAAACCAGGGCCTAGCGAACCACCCAGTCCTCACCGATGGGGGCGGGTGATAAGAGAGAAGTTACCCTAGGGATAACTGAGTTGTCTCCGGCAAGAGTTCACATCGACCCGGAGGCTTGCTACTTCGTTGTCGTCTCTCCCTATCCTGGCGGTGCAGCAGCTGCCAAGGGTGGGGCTGTACGCCCATTAAAAGGGATCGTGAGATGGGTTCACTACGTCGCGAGACAGTAGGGTTGCTTTTCCGTGGGAGTGTTCGGCGTCTGAGGGGAAGGAGCCTCTAGTACGAGAGGAACGGGGCTCCGCGGCCTCTAGTCTACCGGTTGTCTGGCAAGGCATTGCCGGGCAGCCACGCCGTAGCCGATAAGTGCTGAAAGCATCTAAGCACGAAACGGCCCCTGAAACGAGACGCCGTTGAGGGCACCCCTAAAAGAGGGGTTTGATAGAGCCCGGGTGTAAGCACCGAGCCTTCGGGCGAGGTGTTCAGCCCGTGGGTCACTAACGCCCAAAGCTATCTTCCAGTCCATGCTACAGGAGTGCGTATGATTGGCCATTCAAAAATATTTTATTTGGCCTTTCATTCTTCATTTGTGCCCTATGTAATCAAGGTTAAGAAGGAAAATGCGGAAAAAATGAGAAAATGGCTTTTTAAAAAAAAGATTTTGAGTGATGAATGGAAAATAGTACAGGAAGGAGATTATATTTATTTTCCACTAAGAGAGAAAATTGATGGCTCCGTATGGATCGATTTACCAAAGAGAGATAGAAAAAAATCCCCTTATGAGAGAATTGTTAATAAGATAGGCAAAGAGATTGAAATTCCAAACCATTGGGAGAAAATAGGCGATACTGTGATTCTTCAAGAATTCAAAGATTGGAAAAAATACGGGTATGAAGTGGGTAAGGCATTTGCCGAGGTGTTAAAAGCAAAAACCGTTGTGATATATCATGGAACTTATGGAGAATTTAGAGAGCCAAGAATTACAAAAATATTTGGAGAGAGCACAGAAACTATTCATATTGAAAATGGAATTAAGTACAAACTGGATATTGCAAAAATAATGTTTTCATCAGGAAATGTAGATGAAAGAATAAGAATGGGAAAAATTGATGCAAGGGACGAAATAATAGTGGACCTCTTTGCAGGTATCGGATACTTTACTTTACCCTTAGCAAAGTCCGGAAGAGCAAAAAAGATATATGCATGTGAGAAAAATCCAATTGCATACAGATACCTTTTAGAAAATATAGAATTGAACCAACTTGAAAATATAATTCCACTATTTGGAGACAACAGAAACATCTCTCCATTAAAAATAGCCGACAGAGTTATTATGGGATATATCCACACCGAACCTTTTCTTGGCATAGGATTCAAAGCATTAAAAAAAGAAGGGGGAATAATACATTATCACAACACCATAACAACAGAGGAGAGAGATTGGAAAATGGAGAATGAGTTAAAATTCTATGGAGAAAAGTATGGTTTTAAAATAAGTATTATATCCAAAAGGGTTGTTAAATCTTACGCACCCCATATCTGGCATGTTGTAATAGATGCAAGAGCCACTCCAAAAAATTAAGTAATGAAAAAGGCATAATGCCTTATGGCCGATATACCATTTTACATTGCTACCATTGTTGGATTCGTTCCATCATTCGCTCTCTTGTACATTTATTGGGGAAAGTTAGAAGGTTTATTCCATGAGAAAAAAATGTTTTGGAACTACTTTATAGGATGGATAATGGGGGTCATAATCGCTATATTTTTCCTCATCTCTAAATATTCTGTTGGAGGTTATTTAGATCTTTCCATAATATTCGTAATATTTTTCGCCCTATTCACCGAGAGTTTCAAATTTATATACTTGAATTTTCCAAAAAAAAGAGGGAACTATGAACTTCCGTATTTCGGTTTTGCCCTGGGTCTAGGAATAAGTGCGATATGGGCTGTGGCTATCGTGTATCAATATTTAAAATACGAGCAACTAAACGAGATAAATTATGTCATCGCCATTGTGTCCCTATTTCTATTCTCAATGGGGCTATCAGCCATTCACGCATCGACAGGTGCCATTATAGGGTATGGGATATACAAAGGTGAAAAAGAGAGATTTTTGCTCAAAGCTTTTGCCCTCCAAATTATATTCAATTTCACATTACTGCCTTTAATATGGAACCTATATCCTCTTTATTATTTCTTCGGCATATTCATAGGCATGCCTTATCTTTACTCTAAAGTTTATAAAGGAGTGTTGATTAATGTAATACCAAAGGAGGTTAAAAGAAAATGGCTAAAGGAAAGGAGAGAAAGAGGGGAAAGATTGTAGGAAAGGCAATAGCAATCTCAGTGTTCTTGCTCTTGCTTTACATAATGATGCCCACGATAAACGGATTAGTTAAGAATCCACCATCCTTTGAAAGCTATGCCATTCCAAAAGAAATGACCTTCAAATTTGAGAGAATAATAACCATAAATGCTGTGGGAAATTACACATTAAATCTAACTATACCTCAAAACAATCAATTTCAAAATGTGAGTGTTGAAGACCTTTCTAATCTCAAAAAAAGAGTAGTTAACGAATATAATAGAACTGTGTGGAGCTATCCATTAAAGAATGACTCAAAAATCAAACTTGTGTATCAAGGCAAAGTTTTAGCCAAGGTATGGAACATAAAAGATAGTTTAGATGTGAATGCCATACCGCAGTCCTTAAAAAGGCAGTACAATCATAATGAATCTCTCATATATTATGATGAAAAGGAGCATACTTATGTTAGAGAGATAGTGATAGACCCATACGAATTCAGGGATGTGGCTAAAAAACTAACTCAAAACGATACAAATGTTCTAGAAAAACTTAGGACAATTTATAATGTAATTGTAGATAATTTTCATTATGTTAGCGAGAGAAAAGGACTGCCGAGCAGCGCGGTAGAAACTTGGAATAGAGGTGATGGTGATTGCGATGAGTTATCCTTTGTGTTTGTTTCAATGGCTAGAAGCTTGGGTATACCCGCCTGGGTAGAATACGGTCTTGTTTACACCCAAGGTACCTGGAGTCCCCATGCATGGATTGGTACTGTTGTACCTACAAAGAATGGACTTGTGAAAGTAAATATAGATACCACCGTGGAAGTTGGGAGAGAGAATCTAGGACTTGGATTTTTGATAAGAAATGCCGATAGAATCGAAGAATGGCAGGATGATGGTAATAGTACACATTTGAATTCTTACTACACATTTATAAGAGGATACTATGAAAATTTACATTACACCGAGCAGGTAAATGTATTCTATTCCAATCAAACTGGAAAAATAACCATACCTATTGAGGGAACACAATTTCCGTCTTGGCTGATAATGACAATACTTGCAATCATAATAATAGCAGTTTTCATAATAATAATTAGATTTTAATAAATCTTTCCCTTCATCGTTGCACCAGTGACAGCGTTGATCATAATCATTCCGCCTTTTCCGCTCATAATCCACACAGGAAGATAGTATAATCCCAAAAAATTCGTTTTTACGCTTCCTTTTTTAGGTCTTGTTTTTCTTTTCTCAATTATTGTAACATTCTCCCCCTCAATTTTCACTTCTTCCTCTTTAGAATACTCTTCCTCCAAACTTTTCTCTGCAATCATCTTGGCTTCTTCAAAATCAATTTTTGGCTCCATTTTTCTATGCTCAATATCCAATCGTGTAACCGTTTCATATCCCCTCTTCCAGAATTCTCCTTTACCATTCAACGCATTAAGAGCCAATACACCTTTGACCGCCTTAGTTTGTATAGTGCCCTCAATTAAAACTTCCAAAGAGTAATCAAAAACATAATAGGGCAAGAGGACAAGTTCCTGAGTGAATCCATGCACATATTCACGAGCTATTCTATCAGCTTCTTGAGGAGATATTGCGGGCTTGATTATCCTCTCTTCACCATCTCCAACTTCCTCCAAAAAAATGGGTATAACATCCTCATCCTCACTCTCGAGCTCCTCAAAGTCTTCAACCTCAACATCTTCCTCCTCCAAAATATTCAACTCCTCAAGCTTGTTGCTCTCGTAAAGTTCAATTATAAGCTCTCCAAGAACACGGGCAAATTCTGCCCTATTCAATAACTCAATACCCAATTTCTCTGCCATTTTACGAGCATCTTGGGTGCATTCTTTAATACATATTATGGTTTTAGAAGCATGTACCTGCTCTGTATTTCTCGCAAAAGAGAGAACATAATCACCATCTACATCCTCATTTTCCTCAAGATAGATAAGCTCAAGACCTTCTTCATGGCGAACCCAGATATAATCATAAGGCTCCCTATCCAACACCTCTATGCCCTTCAATGCGAATATTTTCTTCAGCAACTCCCTTAAATCCACCACCATAAATCTACATCCTCTTATTAATGATTTTCCCAAATTCATTGAGCAGAATTCTAAAGTCTGTTTTCAAAGTGCCTTGCGAGCTCTCTACCTTTTCTTTCAATATGCTCAAAATTTCATTTTCACTCTTATTTTTATTCTCTTCAACAAATTCTTTCAACTCTCT
Proteins encoded:
- a CDS encoding class I SAM-dependent methyltransferase family protein, producing the protein MIGHSKIFYLAFHSSFVPYVIKVKKENAEKMRKWLFKKKILSDEWKIVQEGDYIYFPLREKIDGSVWIDLPKRDRKKSPYERIVNKIGKEIEIPNHWEKIGDTVILQEFKDWKKYGYEVGKAFAEVLKAKTVVIYHGTYGEFREPRITKIFGESTETIHIENGIKYKLDIAKIMFSSGNVDERIRMGKIDARDEIIVDLFAGIGYFTLPLAKSGRAKKIYACEKNPIAYRYLLENIELNQLENIIPLFGDNRNISPLKIADRVIMGYIHTEPFLGIGFKALKKEGGIIHYHNTITTEERDWKMENELKFYGEKYGFKISIISKRVVKSYAPHIWHVVIDARATPKN
- a CDS encoding transglutaminase family protein — its product is MAKGKERKRGKIVGKAIAISVFLLLLYIMMPTINGLVKNPPSFESYAIPKEMTFKFERIITINAVGNYTLNLTIPQNNQFQNVSVEDLSNLKKRVVNEYNRTVWSYPLKNDSKIKLVYQGKVLAKVWNIKDSLDVNAIPQSLKRQYNHNESLIYYDEKEHTYVREIVIDPYEFRDVAKKLTQNDTNVLEKLRTIYNVIVDNFHYVSERKGLPSSAVETWNRGDGDCDELSFVFVSMARSLGIPAWVEYGLVYTQGTWSPHAWIGTVVPTKNGLVKVNIDTTVEVGRENLGLGFLIRNADRIEEWQDDGNSTHLNSYYTFIRGYYENLHYTEQVNVFYSNQTGKITIPIEGTQFPSWLIMTILAIIIIAVFIIIIRF